From Rhododendron vialii isolate Sample 1 chromosome 10a, ASM3025357v1, the proteins below share one genomic window:
- the LOC131304140 gene encoding uncharacterized protein LOC131304140, translating to MLIDAIRKGKLAEKACMKYDKTILSIIQNYDTNDSKFLIGGKKVAITRNDIKLIFEIACGNKPIGDLNKKKSDVAFAKRRGIQEARIGSKKMKDMINEILQKREESITEEDIQDVVRLVCMFICLTLFFSTSGVTIAWTYVHCMEKIEEIKDYDWAQSIAETLNTSMHKFHDKPRDATGCVVALMY from the exons ATGCTGATTGATGCCATTAGGAAAGGCAAGTTAGCTGAAAAAGCTTGCATGAAGTACGATAAAACCATCCTGAGTATCATTCAGAACTATGATACCAATGACAGTAAGTTCCTCATTGGTGGTAAGAAGGTTGCCATAACAAGGAATGACATCAAGCTAATCTTTGAAATAGCTTGTGGGAACAAACCAATAGGAGatttgaacaagaaaaaaagtgatgttgcatttgcaaaaagaagggGGATCCAGGAGGCAAGGATTGGTAGTAAAAAGATGAAAGACATGATCAATGAAATACtgcaaaaaagagaggaatcCATAACTGAAGAAGACATCCAAGATGTAGTCCGCCTTGTATGCATGTTCATTTGCCTGACGCTGTTCTTCTCCACATCTGGAGTCACCATTGCATGGACATATGTGCATTGCatggaaaaaatagaagaaataaaagacTACGACTGGGCACAATCCATTGCAGAAACATTGAATACATCAATGCACAAGTTCCATGACAAACCAAGAGATGCAACAGGATGTGTGGTGGCGTTGATG TACTGA